Sequence from the uncultured Flavobacterium sp. genome:
ACGCCTATTTAAATGATAATTTAGAAGCAACAACTCCATTTTTCAAAGATACACATTGGATTTTTCCTGTAGCTCCAGAATTTGGCGCAAATATACAAGGCGATTATCAAGTTCCAGATTCTTATCCTACAGATAATAGAGGGCTTTTGTACACTATAGGTTTTTTCAGTGCCAAACATATTGGAGAATCTCAATTTTACTTAATGCAAATAGTTGACAAAGAAGGCAATCCGCTAGACGGAAATAGTACTTATAAAGTAAATGTTCCTGCCAATGTTCCCGTAAAACAATATTGGTCCATGACCGTTTACAATCGCGAAACCCACACATTTATTCGCAATGCAAAATGGGCTGGACGTTCCTCACAAACACCCGGACTTAAAACAAACAGCGATGGTTCTGTAGATCTTTATTTTGGTCCAACTCCACCTGAAAGTGGCGAATCTAATTGGGTTCCAACAGATCCTAAAGGCAAGTTCGAAATACTGGCACGTTTTTATGGCCCAAAACCAAACTTGTACGATCAAAGTTGGAAATTGAATGATTTAGAAAAAGTGAAGTAATTAAAAACTGCATTTCTTAATTTTTGATAAAAACCAAAATCCGATTTGTGAAAACAAGTCGGATTTTTTTATCATTCTATAGAAATAAAAATTAATTATAGAAACAATATAGAACCTGATTTTTAATAATAAAGCACTAATTTTGCAACGCCAAAAAACAAATCTACATGAAAAAATTAGTGCTCCTTTTAGCAATTTCTCTTTTTTTATCACACAATCTATTTGCACAAACAAAAGTTGAAACCAAAAGTATTTTTGCAAAATCATATACTTATGTAAATGACTTTGAAAAAATTCTTACTGCAGATCAAGTCAAAACTTTAAACGATTTTTTAAAATCAAACGATACAAAAAACAAAAACAAAGTACTGATCGTAACAACATCTTCTATAGCTCCATATACTGATTTGGGCGATTATTCATTAGAATTAGATAAATATTTGATGTCTAAATTAAATATTGATACAACTGTTTTAATCGTCATTAGTAAACAATTAAGACAAATTAGAGTTCAGGGAACCGATAAAAGGCAAACTAAAATAAGCGATCAGGAAATAAAAGATGTTGTGTCTGCTTATATAATTCCGGAATTAAAAAAAGGCGATTACTACAAAGGTTTATACGAAGGTACGCATCAAATTATTAAAAAAATGGAATAAGAAATAAGGAAAGCCATTTGATTCCTATCATTATTCTTTCCGGAGACACTGTAATATTATCACCTATATTTTCATAACTTTATAACAAATAAATCAGGTTATGAAAGAAATATGCATTGTTGAATTTCCGTCTAATTTAGGTTTAAAAGAACCTCAGCCCGGAAAAGAACCCGGCGTAAAAAAGTTGCCCGATTGGTTTTGGAAACATAATTTGCACAAAGCCATAAATCCTGCAAATATTCTAAGGTTAGATCCTCCCAGATATTCAAATATCAGAGATCTGGAAACCAACATTCTCAATGCAAATTCATTAGTCGAATATGCGCGAGAACAAGCCTATTTAATAAATAATTTATTGAGCCAAAACAAATTTCCTTTTGTACTTGGCGGTGATTGCAGTATTCTTTTAGGACCAGCAATTGCATTAAAACAAAAAGGCAATTACGGATTATTTTACCTCGACGGACATACTGATTTCATGGATATTTCACTTTCTGAAACTGGAGGCGTTGGCGGAATGGCAGCTTCTATTGTAACCGGAAACGGACCTCAAAAACTGACCAATATCCTCAATTTATCTCCTTATATAAAAGAAGAAAACCTCTGGTGCGTAGGCAATCGCGAATATGATGACAAATACGAAGATCAAATTAAAAATTCCACAGCAACGTATATAAGCCTTCATGCACTACGAAAGCAAGGTATTTTAAATTGCCTACAATCATTCCTTTCTCAGATTAAGAACAAAAATCTCGATGGATTTTGGCTTCATATCGATGTCGATGTTTTAAACGACTCGATAATGCCATGCGTTGACAGCAGAACTCCTGACGGCTTGACTTATGACGAGTTTAACGAACTTACCTCCTATTTATTTCAAAGTGATAAACTAAGCGGACTCGAAATAACAATTCTCGATCCAGATTTGGACACAACCGGAAAATACACAAAAGATTTTGTTGCAAATATCACCAATACTTTTAACTCAGTAAAGAATTAGATTTATGTGATATTAAAAAAACTTCTTGTGGCTATTTTATAAGTAGAAGCGAAATAATTTTGCACTGTTTCACAAAAACATCTAAAAACTTAAAAATCAGCACATGAAAACAAAAATATCACTTCTTGCGCTTATAGCTTTTTCAATAACTTTTTCAATACTTAGCTGTAAAAAAAGCAACACGACAAAAAAAGACAAAGAATTAACTGCAATTGAAAAACTAACCGAAGGAAACAAACGTTTTCTAGACGAAAAAACAGTTCATCCACACCAAAACAAACAAAGTATCTTAGCAAATCAGGACGGACAAAAACCTTTCGCTGTAATTATCACTTGTTCAGACAGTAGAGTTTCGCCAGAAATCGTATTTGATCAGGGAATCGGAGATTTATTTGTGATTCGTAATGCAGGAAATTTAATTTCTGATATCGATATGGGAAGTATCGAATATGCTATCGAACATCTCGATACAAGATTAATTGTTGTTTTAGGTCACACTGAATGTGGCGCCGTAAAAGCATATATTAATGATAAAGACGGAGCTTACAAAAAACATTTCAATCATATCGATAATATAGTTGAAACAATATCACAAGAAAAAGAAGAGATCGACGCAGATAAAACTACTCCAAAAGCAACAAATTATTTAGGAGCAATTGACGCTAATATCAAACATTCTACAAAATTAATTCAGGACAATCCAATCGTAAAAGAACATAAAATTCAAATTGTTTCTATGCGCTACGATGTACATACCGGAAAAGTGGTGCAATTGTAACCAACATTCAATATAAAATACTAAGATCCGATTTGTGAAAGCAAGTCGGATTTTTTTTATTTGAGCGATGTTCGCCGCGGCGAATCGGGCTATTCGCTACAAGTCCTCGCACTTCCTTCGTCAGGCTGTGAGCTTTCCAATTCTATCCCAATGCTATTAAGTTAAGCTTTTAGAAAATAAAATCCGTTTTTATCTGCGTTTTTACGAAGTAAATCTGTTTTATCCGCGTCAAAATTAAACGCTGATTTTACTGATTCGTTAAAGCGAAAACGCTGATAAAAACGGATTTTTCTAATCACTTTCTTGATTAAACTGTTAAGTAATTTTGCAGATTTCCCCTTAACTTAATGATATTGTCTTCTATCCCTCACGCAAACACAAAACTTCAAAACAATATTCATTTTATATTGATTTATTACAATAAAAAAAAGACTAATTTAGCTATGAAAAATAACTTCAAAAAAGTCTTGCAGCAAGTTATTCACCGATTCAAAATCAAATAAAAAAGCTCATTATCATGAATGCAGCCGTACAAGATTATAACAATTCGCAAACTAGTTCAAACAAAGAAATCTGCAATCAATTGGCAATTATAATCAACGAGAATCTGTCAGATTACGAGAACAAAATCTGGCATGCACATCCGGTTTGGTTTCTTGACGGAAATCCAATTGTAGGTTACAGTAAACTCAAAAATTCTGTTCGCTTATTATTCTGGAGCGGACAATCTTTTGATGAAGAAAAATTGGCAAACGAAGGCTCATTCAAAGCTTCAGAAATTCGTTATACAGCTGCCGAACAAATAAATAAAGAAGACTTAAAACGATGGCTCAAAAAAGCCACAGAAATACAATGGGATTATAAAAACATCGTCAAACGAAAAGGAGTACTCGAACGATTAAAATAACATCATTATTTAGCCATATAAAAAAATAGATCTTATTTTTAATATCGAAAAATGCCCGAAAACGAATTCAAAGCTTTTAAATAGAAAATTGTTTTAAACCAAATGAAAATAATTCCCATTAGAAAAAACGACTATGATTCCTTAAGAAAGTTGTTTTTAAAAGAAAGGCAAAACACCTTTCATTGGCTTGATTCTGAAGAATTTCAATTAAATGATTTCGATCGATATACAAAAGGAGAAGTTATATTGGTTGCTATTCTTGACGATATTCCCGTTGGTTTTATTTCAATCTGGATGAAAGACAATTTCATTCATCATTTGTATATTGATCAAAAATATCAAGGAAACGGCATCGGAACCGAATTATTAAAAGCTGCAATCCAGAAAA
This genomic interval carries:
- a CDS encoding arginase family protein — translated: MKEICIVEFPSNLGLKEPQPGKEPGVKKLPDWFWKHNLHKAINPANILRLDPPRYSNIRDLETNILNANSLVEYAREQAYLINNLLSQNKFPFVLGGDCSILLGPAIALKQKGNYGLFYLDGHTDFMDISLSETGGVGGMAASIVTGNGPQKLTNILNLSPYIKEENLWCVGNREYDDKYEDQIKNSTATYISLHALRKQGILNCLQSFLSQIKNKNLDGFWLHIDVDVLNDSIMPCVDSRTPDGLTYDEFNELTSYLFQSDKLSGLEITILDPDLDTTGKYTKDFVANITNTFNSVKN
- a CDS encoding DUF1801 domain-containing protein — translated: MNAAVQDYNNSQTSSNKEICNQLAIIINENLSDYENKIWHAHPVWFLDGNPIVGYSKLKNSVRLLFWSGQSFDEEKLANEGSFKASEIRYTAAEQINKEDLKRWLKKATEIQWDYKNIVKRKGVLERLK
- a CDS encoding carbonic anhydrase, giving the protein MKTKISLLALIAFSITFSILSCKKSNTTKKDKELTAIEKLTEGNKRFLDEKTVHPHQNKQSILANQDGQKPFAVIITCSDSRVSPEIVFDQGIGDLFVIRNAGNLISDIDMGSIEYAIEHLDTRLIVVLGHTECGAVKAYINDKDGAYKKHFNHIDNIVETISQEKEEIDADKTTPKATNYLGAIDANIKHSTKLIQDNPIVKEHKIQIVSMRYDVHTGKVVQL
- a CDS encoding GNAT family N-acetyltransferase, whose product is MKIIPIRKNDYDSLRKLFLKERQNTFHWLDSEEFQLNDFDRYTKGEVILVAILDDIPVGFISIWMKDNFIHHLYIDQKYQGNGIGTELLKAAIQKTKLPITLKCLENNTKAVEFYLKKGFFAVERGQSDHGGYILFELLKNIN
- a CDS encoding TPM domain-containing protein, whose amino-acid sequence is MKKLVLLLAISLFLSHNLFAQTKVETKSIFAKSYTYVNDFEKILTADQVKTLNDFLKSNDTKNKNKVLIVTTSSIAPYTDLGDYSLELDKYLMSKLNIDTTVLIVISKQLRQIRVQGTDKRQTKISDQEIKDVVSAYIIPELKKGDYYKGLYEGTHQIIKKME